A single window of Cytobacillus dafuensis DNA harbors:
- a CDS encoding b(o/a)3-type cytochrome-c oxidase subunit 1 — protein MLNQLANTKVDRRDGKLAMAHLYVAFIALAIGGLAGLLQVLVRSGKLELPAGIGYYQILTVHGVVLGLVLTTFFIIGFMVSSVSKTAGTFTARQRTLGWIGFWLKTIGTAMAAVMILLNEATVLFTFYAPLQAHFLFYLGLTLVIVGTWFDSAAIYMKYGQWKKANPGQPSPLLTFMTVITLIMWDVATLGVATTVLFQLLPWSLGLVDTVNIGVSRALFWYFGHPLVYFWLLPAYMAWYVVIPKVIGGKMFSDSLARMSFILLLLFSIPVGFHHQLLEPGIDPAWKFLQVVLTFLVVIPSLMTAFSLFATFESFGRSKGAKGLFGWVKKLPWGDARFTVPFIGMLAFIPGGAGGIVNASHQMNQVVHNTIWVTGHFHLTVATAVLLTYFGVAYWLIPHLTGRIFTKKMNKLALIQGITWAIGMTFMSGAMHAAGLLGAPRRSSFSDYGGAAQAAEWVPYQIAQAVGGSILFLSIIIMLYIVVNLAFFAPKGDQEFPVGEVADNAEKTPMVFDNWKLWVGITACLILFAYTLPLIDLIQNAPPGAKGFKFW, from the coding sequence ATGCTAAACCAGCTAGCAAATACAAAAGTTGACCGCCGCGATGGAAAACTTGCAATGGCACATCTTTATGTCGCATTTATTGCTTTAGCAATTGGCGGCCTTGCAGGATTATTGCAAGTTTTAGTTCGTTCTGGAAAATTGGAATTACCTGCTGGAATCGGATATTATCAAATTTTAACGGTTCACGGTGTTGTTTTAGGACTTGTACTAACTACTTTCTTTATTATTGGCTTTATGGTTTCTTCTGTTAGTAAAACAGCAGGTACATTTACAGCTCGCCAGCGTACTCTCGGTTGGATCGGTTTTTGGTTAAAAACGATTGGTACTGCTATGGCTGCTGTGATGATTCTGCTAAACGAAGCTACTGTACTTTTTACATTCTACGCACCACTTCAAGCTCATTTTCTATTCTACCTAGGATTAACACTAGTTATTGTCGGAACATGGTTTGATAGTGCTGCTATTTATATGAAATATGGTCAATGGAAAAAAGCTAATCCTGGCCAACCAAGCCCGTTGCTTACTTTTATGACAGTGATTACATTAATCATGTGGGACGTTGCAACACTTGGTGTAGCTACAACTGTTTTATTCCAATTATTGCCTTGGTCTCTTGGACTAGTTGATACAGTAAACATCGGTGTCAGCCGTGCATTATTCTGGTATTTCGGTCATCCACTTGTATACTTCTGGTTACTGCCTGCATATATGGCATGGTATGTTGTCATTCCAAAAGTTATTGGCGGAAAAATGTTCTCAGATTCTTTAGCGCGTATGTCATTTATTTTACTACTGCTCTTCTCAATCCCAGTTGGTTTCCACCATCAATTGTTGGAGCCAGGAATTGACCCAGCATGGAAATTCTTACAAGTTGTCTTAACTTTCTTAGTTGTAATCCCTTCCCTAATGACGGCTTTCTCATTATTTGCTACATTTGAAAGCTTTGGTCGTTCAAAAGGGGCAAAAGGACTTTTTGGTTGGGTTAAAAAGCTTCCTTGGGGAGATGCTCGCTTTACTGTTCCATTCATCGGTATGTTAGCATTCATTCCTGGTGGTGCAGGTGGTATCGTTAACGCTTCCCACCAAATGAACCAAGTTGTTCACAATACAATTTGGGTTACAGGACACTTCCATTTAACTGTCGCTACTGCCGTTTTATTAACATATTTCGGAGTTGCCTACTGGCTAATTCCGCATTTAACAGGAAGAATCTTTACTAAGAAAATGAATAAATTAGCCCTGATCCAAGGAATAACTTGGGCAATAGGAATGACATTCATGTCAGGCGCAATGCATGCTGCTGGTTTACTTGGCGCACCACGCCGCTCATCTTTCTCTGATTATGGTGGTGCTGCACAAGCTGCAGAATGGGTTCCTTATCAAATTGCACAAGCAGTTGGTGGATCAATCCTATTCTTATCCATTATCATAATGCTTTATATTGTCGTAAATCTTGCCTTCTTTGCACCTAAAGGAGATCAAGAATTCCCTGTAGGTGAAGTTGCGGATAATGCTGAAAAGACTCCAATGGTATTCGACAACTGGAAATTATGGGTTGGTATTACTGCATGTCTAATCCTATTTGCTTACACACTACCGTTAATTGATTTAATACAAAATGCGCCACCAGGTGCGAAGGGCTTTAAATTCTGGTAA